One window of the Nicotiana tabacum cultivar K326 chromosome 4, ASM71507v2, whole genome shotgun sequence genome contains the following:
- the LOC107803247 gene encoding CASP-like protein 4D1, whose translation MATSKRTIINSIAVLRILTLASCTAALALIVTNNFKLDGDKTKFSDIKGFRYVLAAAAGGVLYSLIQLPFALYHAVKEKRLIKGDFLPMFEFYGDKVIAFFLASGVGVGFGVSIELKIFIDQLVDSFELLGVDGLEEFQDKSQKFLDRGIIASGILLIGFTTMAILTIFTSANRNGRGF comes from the exons ATGGCAACTTCTAAGCGTACAATTATCAACTCAATTGCTGTACTGAGGATACTTACTCTCGCATCGTGCACAGCTGCCCTTGCGCTTATTGTTACAAACAACTTCAAATTAGATGGCGACAAAACCAAATTCAGTGACATCAAAGGCTTCAG GTATGTCTTAGCAGCCGCTGCAGGAGGAGTTCTCTATTCATTGATTCAGCTGCCTTTCGCACTGTATCATGCCGTCAAAGAGAAGAGGTTGATTAAGGGCGACTTTCTGCCGATGTTTGAGTTTTACGGAGATAAG GTTATAGCGTTCTTCTTGGCAAGTGGAGTTGGGGTAGGATTTGGTGTCAGTATTgaactgaaaattttcatagaccAATTAGTTGACAGCTTTGAACTTTTAGGGGTAGATGGACTTGAGGAATTTCAGGACAAGAGCCAAAAGTTTCTGGACAGAGGAATTATTGCCAGTGGAATACTCCTTATTGGTTTTACTACCATGGCTATACTCACCATTTTTACTTCTGCCAATCGCAATGGAAGAGGCTTCTAG
- the LOC107803246 gene encoding uncharacterized protein LOC107803246 isoform X4 produces MGTAGAFYSVPLNHQFHRQPLLFGHLHQTPFLLPITWPLITSSRHKIIKLYFRRSSGSRLLLNPPRALLSSQHQGSGSSEVDPDLRSVLELATDSELYELQRILFGPSYFSPLLKSVTKRDEIDYIMIGEDLEEREEFLSMLESRFLYLAADARSTLRGRRPSYREVLLGVREKLSIRCSAKLSTEDLEAEIFLYLLQEYSSSKESLDDSDGHGSLEFGLSKWKVQAVAAIKAGAEGARSIILKGGGVLTLGRIYSGLARRFSGKMLLEAANYQISREVLKKGLAGAASRYFGLRSMMTFLGPILWGTLLADVVIQMLGTDYARIVRAIYAFAQIRITRTYKISDAQ; encoded by the exons ATGGGTACCGCCGGAGCTTTCTACTCCGTTCCGTTGAACCACCAATTCCACCGGCAGCCACTTCTTTTTGGCCATTTACATCAAACTCCCTTTCTCCTCCCTATCACTTGGCCGCTCATCACTTCCTCTCGGCACAAA ATTATCAAATTATATTTCCGTCGAAGCTCCGGCTCAAGGCTCCTCTTAAATCCTCCCCGTGCCTTACTTTCAAGTCAACATCAAG GGAGCGGCAGCAGTGAAGTTGATCCGGATCTTCGGTCCGTGCTTGAACTCGCGACTGATTCTGAACTCTATGAACTTCAAAGAATATTATTTGGTCCTAG TTACTTCAGCCCATTGTTGAAGTCAGTAACAAAGAGAGATGAAATTGATTACATTATGATTGGAGAAGACCTGGAAGAGAGGGAAGAGTTTTTGTCCATGCTTGAATCAAGATTTTTATACCTTGCAGCTGATGCTCGCTCCACATTGAG GGGTAGGAGACCATCATATAGAGAGGTATTGCTTGGTGTCAGGGAAAAATTAAGTATAAGATGTTCAGCCAAATTGTCTACAGAGGACCTGGAAGCAGAGATATTTCTTTATCTGCTGCAGGAGTACTCAAG CTCAAAAGAGAGCTTGGATGATTCTGATGGGCATGGTAGTCTAGAGTTTGGACTTAGTAAGTGGAAGGTACAAGCTGTTGCCGCAATAAAAGCTGGGGCGGAAGGAGCCCGTTCAATAATATTAAAG GGTGGCGGGGTGCTAACATTGGGGAGGATATACAGCGGG TTAGCCAGGAGATTTTCTGGAAAGATGCTATTGGAGGCTGCCAATTATCAGATAAGTAGGGAAGTCCTTAAAAAG GGCTTAGCAGGTGCTGCCTCCCGTTACTTTGGTCTAAGGAGTATGATGACATTTCTTGGTCCAAT TCTGTGGGGAACACTTCTAGCAGATGTTGTCATTCAAATGCTTGGAACTGATTATGCTAGAATTGTCCGAGCAATTTATGCGTTCGCCCAG ATCCGAATCACCCGCACATACAAAATATCTGATGCTCAGTAA
- the LOC107803246 gene encoding uncharacterized protein LOC107803246 isoform X2: MGTAGAFYSVPLNHQFHRQPLLFGHLHQTPFLLPITWPLITSSRHKIIKLYFRRSSGSRLLLNPPRALLSSQHQGSGSSEVDPDLRSVLELATDSELYELQRILFGPSYFSPLLKSVTKRDEIDYIMIGEDLEEREEFLSMLESRFLYLAADARSTLRGRRPSYREVLLGVREKLSIRCSAKLSTEDLEAEIFLYLLQEYSSSKESLDDSDGHGSLEFGLSKWKVQAVAAIKAGAEGARSIILKGGGVLTLGRIYSGLARRFSGKMLLEAANYQISREVLKKGGEVAALNLESRLAMLAAKKGLAGAASRYFGLRSMMTFLGPILWGTLLADVVIQMLGTDYARIVRAIYAFAQIRITRTYKISDAQ, encoded by the exons ATGGGTACCGCCGGAGCTTTCTACTCCGTTCCGTTGAACCACCAATTCCACCGGCAGCCACTTCTTTTTGGCCATTTACATCAAACTCCCTTTCTCCTCCCTATCACTTGGCCGCTCATCACTTCCTCTCGGCACAAA ATTATCAAATTATATTTCCGTCGAAGCTCCGGCTCAAGGCTCCTCTTAAATCCTCCCCGTGCCTTACTTTCAAGTCAACATCAAG GGAGCGGCAGCAGTGAAGTTGATCCGGATCTTCGGTCCGTGCTTGAACTCGCGACTGATTCTGAACTCTATGAACTTCAAAGAATATTATTTGGTCCTAG TTACTTCAGCCCATTGTTGAAGTCAGTAACAAAGAGAGATGAAATTGATTACATTATGATTGGAGAAGACCTGGAAGAGAGGGAAGAGTTTTTGTCCATGCTTGAATCAAGATTTTTATACCTTGCAGCTGATGCTCGCTCCACATTGAG GGGTAGGAGACCATCATATAGAGAGGTATTGCTTGGTGTCAGGGAAAAATTAAGTATAAGATGTTCAGCCAAATTGTCTACAGAGGACCTGGAAGCAGAGATATTTCTTTATCTGCTGCAGGAGTACTCAAG CTCAAAAGAGAGCTTGGATGATTCTGATGGGCATGGTAGTCTAGAGTTTGGACTTAGTAAGTGGAAGGTACAAGCTGTTGCCGCAATAAAAGCTGGGGCGGAAGGAGCCCGTTCAATAATATTAAAG GGTGGCGGGGTGCTAACATTGGGGAGGATATACAGCGGG TTAGCCAGGAGATTTTCTGGAAAGATGCTATTGGAGGCTGCCAATTATCAGATAAGTAGGGAAGTCCTTAAAAAG GGTGGAGAAGTGGCGGCTCTTAACCTGGAGTCCAGATTGGCCATGCTGGCTGCAAAAAAG GGCTTAGCAGGTGCTGCCTCCCGTTACTTTGGTCTAAGGAGTATGATGACATTTCTTGGTCCAAT TCTGTGGGGAACACTTCTAGCAGATGTTGTCATTCAAATGCTTGGAACTGATTATGCTAGAATTGTCCGAGCAATTTATGCGTTCGCCCAG ATCCGAATCACCCGCACATACAAAATATCTGATGCTCAGTAA
- the LOC107803246 gene encoding uncharacterized protein LOC107803246 isoform X3, whose translation MGTAGAFYSVPLNHQFHRQPLLFGHLHQTPFLLPITWPLITSSRHKIIKLYFRRSSGSRLLLNPPRALLSSQHQVGSGSSEVDPDLRSVLELATDSELYELQRILFGPSYFSPLLKSVTKRDEIDYIMIGEDLEEREEFLSMLESRFLYLAADARSTLRGRRPSYREVLLGVREKLSIRCSAKLSTEDLEAEIFLYLLQEYSSSKESLDDSDGHGSLEFGLSKWKVQAVAAIKAGAEGARSIILKGGGVLTLGRIYSGLARRFSGKMLLEAANYQISREVLKKGLAGAASRYFGLRSMMTFLGPILWGTLLADVVIQMLGTDYARIVRAIYAFAQIRITRTYKISDAQ comes from the exons ATGGGTACCGCCGGAGCTTTCTACTCCGTTCCGTTGAACCACCAATTCCACCGGCAGCCACTTCTTTTTGGCCATTTACATCAAACTCCCTTTCTCCTCCCTATCACTTGGCCGCTCATCACTTCCTCTCGGCACAAA ATTATCAAATTATATTTCCGTCGAAGCTCCGGCTCAAGGCTCCTCTTAAATCCTCCCCGTGCCTTACTTTCAAGTCAACATCAAG TAGGGAGCGGCAGCAGTGAAGTTGATCCGGATCTTCGGTCCGTGCTTGAACTCGCGACTGATTCTGAACTCTATGAACTTCAAAGAATATTATTTGGTCCTAG TTACTTCAGCCCATTGTTGAAGTCAGTAACAAAGAGAGATGAAATTGATTACATTATGATTGGAGAAGACCTGGAAGAGAGGGAAGAGTTTTTGTCCATGCTTGAATCAAGATTTTTATACCTTGCAGCTGATGCTCGCTCCACATTGAG GGGTAGGAGACCATCATATAGAGAGGTATTGCTTGGTGTCAGGGAAAAATTAAGTATAAGATGTTCAGCCAAATTGTCTACAGAGGACCTGGAAGCAGAGATATTTCTTTATCTGCTGCAGGAGTACTCAAG CTCAAAAGAGAGCTTGGATGATTCTGATGGGCATGGTAGTCTAGAGTTTGGACTTAGTAAGTGGAAGGTACAAGCTGTTGCCGCAATAAAAGCTGGGGCGGAAGGAGCCCGTTCAATAATATTAAAG GGTGGCGGGGTGCTAACATTGGGGAGGATATACAGCGGG TTAGCCAGGAGATTTTCTGGAAAGATGCTATTGGAGGCTGCCAATTATCAGATAAGTAGGGAAGTCCTTAAAAAG GGCTTAGCAGGTGCTGCCTCCCGTTACTTTGGTCTAAGGAGTATGATGACATTTCTTGGTCCAAT TCTGTGGGGAACACTTCTAGCAGATGTTGTCATTCAAATGCTTGGAACTGATTATGCTAGAATTGTCCGAGCAATTTATGCGTTCGCCCAG ATCCGAATCACCCGCACATACAAAATATCTGATGCTCAGTAA
- the LOC107803246 gene encoding uncharacterized protein LOC107803246 isoform X1, with product MGTAGAFYSVPLNHQFHRQPLLFGHLHQTPFLLPITWPLITSSRHKIIKLYFRRSSGSRLLLNPPRALLSSQHQVGSGSSEVDPDLRSVLELATDSELYELQRILFGPSYFSPLLKSVTKRDEIDYIMIGEDLEEREEFLSMLESRFLYLAADARSTLRGRRPSYREVLLGVREKLSIRCSAKLSTEDLEAEIFLYLLQEYSSSKESLDDSDGHGSLEFGLSKWKVQAVAAIKAGAEGARSIILKGGGVLTLGRIYSGLARRFSGKMLLEAANYQISREVLKKGGEVAALNLESRLAMLAAKKGLAGAASRYFGLRSMMTFLGPILWGTLLADVVIQMLGTDYARIVRAIYAFAQIRITRTYKISDAQ from the exons ATGGGTACCGCCGGAGCTTTCTACTCCGTTCCGTTGAACCACCAATTCCACCGGCAGCCACTTCTTTTTGGCCATTTACATCAAACTCCCTTTCTCCTCCCTATCACTTGGCCGCTCATCACTTCCTCTCGGCACAAA ATTATCAAATTATATTTCCGTCGAAGCTCCGGCTCAAGGCTCCTCTTAAATCCTCCCCGTGCCTTACTTTCAAGTCAACATCAAG TAGGGAGCGGCAGCAGTGAAGTTGATCCGGATCTTCGGTCCGTGCTTGAACTCGCGACTGATTCTGAACTCTATGAACTTCAAAGAATATTATTTGGTCCTAG TTACTTCAGCCCATTGTTGAAGTCAGTAACAAAGAGAGATGAAATTGATTACATTATGATTGGAGAAGACCTGGAAGAGAGGGAAGAGTTTTTGTCCATGCTTGAATCAAGATTTTTATACCTTGCAGCTGATGCTCGCTCCACATTGAG GGGTAGGAGACCATCATATAGAGAGGTATTGCTTGGTGTCAGGGAAAAATTAAGTATAAGATGTTCAGCCAAATTGTCTACAGAGGACCTGGAAGCAGAGATATTTCTTTATCTGCTGCAGGAGTACTCAAG CTCAAAAGAGAGCTTGGATGATTCTGATGGGCATGGTAGTCTAGAGTTTGGACTTAGTAAGTGGAAGGTACAAGCTGTTGCCGCAATAAAAGCTGGGGCGGAAGGAGCCCGTTCAATAATATTAAAG GGTGGCGGGGTGCTAACATTGGGGAGGATATACAGCGGG TTAGCCAGGAGATTTTCTGGAAAGATGCTATTGGAGGCTGCCAATTATCAGATAAGTAGGGAAGTCCTTAAAAAG GGTGGAGAAGTGGCGGCTCTTAACCTGGAGTCCAGATTGGCCATGCTGGCTGCAAAAAAG GGCTTAGCAGGTGCTGCCTCCCGTTACTTTGGTCTAAGGAGTATGATGACATTTCTTGGTCCAAT TCTGTGGGGAACACTTCTAGCAGATGTTGTCATTCAAATGCTTGGAACTGATTATGCTAGAATTGTCCGAGCAATTTATGCGTTCGCCCAG ATCCGAATCACCCGCACATACAAAATATCTGATGCTCAGTAA
- the LOC107803246 gene encoding uncharacterized protein LOC107803246 isoform X5, with amino-acid sequence MGTAGAFYSVPLNHQFHRQPLLFGHLHQTPFLLPITWPLITSSRHKIIKLYFRRSSGSRLLLNPPRALLSSQHQVGSGSSEVDPDLRSVLELATDSELYELQRILFGPSYFSPLLKSVTKRDEIDYIMIGEDLEEREEFLSMLESRFLYLAADARSTLRGRRPSYREVLLGVREKLSIRCSAKLSTEDLEAEIFLYLLQEYSSSKESLDDSDGHGSLEFGLSKWKVQAVAAIKAGAEGARSIILKGGGVLTLGRIYSGLARRFSGKMLLEAANYQISREVLKKVLKGLSRCCLPLLWSKEYDDISWSNSVGNTSSRCCHSNAWN; translated from the exons ATGGGTACCGCCGGAGCTTTCTACTCCGTTCCGTTGAACCACCAATTCCACCGGCAGCCACTTCTTTTTGGCCATTTACATCAAACTCCCTTTCTCCTCCCTATCACTTGGCCGCTCATCACTTCCTCTCGGCACAAA ATTATCAAATTATATTTCCGTCGAAGCTCCGGCTCAAGGCTCCTCTTAAATCCTCCCCGTGCCTTACTTTCAAGTCAACATCAAG TAGGGAGCGGCAGCAGTGAAGTTGATCCGGATCTTCGGTCCGTGCTTGAACTCGCGACTGATTCTGAACTCTATGAACTTCAAAGAATATTATTTGGTCCTAG TTACTTCAGCCCATTGTTGAAGTCAGTAACAAAGAGAGATGAAATTGATTACATTATGATTGGAGAAGACCTGGAAGAGAGGGAAGAGTTTTTGTCCATGCTTGAATCAAGATTTTTATACCTTGCAGCTGATGCTCGCTCCACATTGAG GGGTAGGAGACCATCATATAGAGAGGTATTGCTTGGTGTCAGGGAAAAATTAAGTATAAGATGTTCAGCCAAATTGTCTACAGAGGACCTGGAAGCAGAGATATTTCTTTATCTGCTGCAGGAGTACTCAAG CTCAAAAGAGAGCTTGGATGATTCTGATGGGCATGGTAGTCTAGAGTTTGGACTTAGTAAGTGGAAGGTACAAGCTGTTGCCGCAATAAAAGCTGGGGCGGAAGGAGCCCGTTCAATAATATTAAAG GGTGGCGGGGTGCTAACATTGGGGAGGATATACAGCGGG TTAGCCAGGAGATTTTCTGGAAAGATGCTATTGGAGGCTGCCAATTATCAGATAAGTAGGGAAGTCCTTAAAAAGGTGCTTAAAG GGCTTAGCAGGTGCTGCCTCCCGTTACTTTGGTCTAAGGAGTATGATGACATTTCTTGGTCCAAT TCTGTGGGGAACACTTCTAGCAGATGTTGTCATTCAAATGCTTGGAACTGA
- the LOC107803245 gene encoding uncharacterized protein LOC107803245 isoform X2: protein MDNCARIRSPNHLLSSSPLWSPFFCVAFIFRSTRFSQLLLLSVFYRKNTAVFATRKGLEGIPASPDGFWIMALRRMLGYSDGELMRSDAKPCSRLMRQTAGIFSVGGALGFWVLCRLHYGPRITVPRSLRWATCGAISMSSSTALLVRLFSPECEPQNIAAYDKKG from the exons ATGGACAACTGTGCGCGTATACGAAGTCCTAATCATCTGCTCTCCTCCTCTCCGCTGTGGTCTCCATTTTTCTGTGTTGCCTTCATTTTCCGATCTACTCGATTTTCTCAGTTGCTTCTCTTGTCAG TCTTCTACAGAAAGAACACTGCAGTCTTTGCGACAAGAAAAGGTTTGGAAGGAATACCTGCTTCCCCCGAC GGCTTCTGGATAATGGCTTTGAGGCGTATGCTCGGGTATTCAGATGGAGAGTTAATGAGATCAGATGCAAAACCCTGCTCAAGGCTTATGAGACAAACAGCTGGCATTTTTTCCGTTGGAGGAGCATTAGGATTTTGGGTTCTTTGCCGATTGCACTATG GTCCTAGAATCACAGTTCCTAGAAGTCTTAGATGGGCAACTTGTGGAGCTATTTCTATGAGCTCAAGCACAGCTTTGCTAGTTCGTCTATTTAGTCCTGAATGTGAACCACAAAACATAGCTGCCTACGACAAGAAGGGATGA
- the LOC107803245 gene encoding uncharacterized protein LOC107803245 isoform X1 yields MDNCARIRSPNHLLSSSPLWSPFFCVAFIFRSTRFSQLLLLSVFYRKNTAVFATRKGLEGIPASPDQGFWIMALRRMLGYSDGELMRSDAKPCSRLMRQTAGIFSVGGALGFWVLCRLHYGPRITVPRSLRWATCGAISMSSSTALLVRLFSPECEPQNIAAYDKKG; encoded by the exons ATGGACAACTGTGCGCGTATACGAAGTCCTAATCATCTGCTCTCCTCCTCTCCGCTGTGGTCTCCATTTTTCTGTGTTGCCTTCATTTTCCGATCTACTCGATTTTCTCAGTTGCTTCTCTTGTCAG TCTTCTACAGAAAGAACACTGCAGTCTTTGCGACAAGAAAAGGTTTGGAAGGAATACCTGCTTCCCCCGAC CAGGGCTTCTGGATAATGGCTTTGAGGCGTATGCTCGGGTATTCAGATGGAGAGTTAATGAGATCAGATGCAAAACCCTGCTCAAGGCTTATGAGACAAACAGCTGGCATTTTTTCCGTTGGAGGAGCATTAGGATTTTGGGTTCTTTGCCGATTGCACTATG GTCCTAGAATCACAGTTCCTAGAAGTCTTAGATGGGCAACTTGTGGAGCTATTTCTATGAGCTCAAGCACAGCTTTGCTAGTTCGTCTATTTAGTCCTGAATGTGAACCACAAAACATAGCTGCCTACGACAAGAAGGGATGA